A DNA window from Litorivicinus lipolyticus contains the following coding sequences:
- the dapE gene encoding succinyl-diaminopimelate desuccinylase has protein sequence MDTTVALAQALIQRPSVTPEDAGCLGIIGERLAALGFTLEYMDAGDTRNLWARRGTGQPLFAFAGHTDVVPTGPEADWTHPPFAGHLADGMLHGRGAADMKGSLAAMVTACETFLAQHPAPSIDLALLLTSDEEGPATHGTRHVMDVLQARGEAIDWCLVGEPSSKSTLGDIARRGRRGSLNCTLRVNGKQGHVAYPHLALNPIHDVVAGLTRLSTTEWDQGNDHFPATTLQISNIHSGTGVTNVIPGSCEVKFNFRFNTEQTPEGLKAKAEACFDGAVADLAFDWNLSGHAFLTDGGPLAGALQQACQDVLGVTPDINTGGGTSDGRFIAPTGTDVVELGPINATIHQVDECVCADDLARLSTTYARILELMCV, from the coding sequence ATGGATACCACGGTTGCACTAGCCCAGGCGCTGATCCAGCGCCCCTCGGTGACCCCAGAGGACGCCGGATGTTTGGGGATCATCGGTGAGCGTTTGGCCGCACTCGGGTTTACCCTCGAATACATGGACGCCGGCGACACCCGTAATTTGTGGGCGCGACGCGGCACCGGCCAACCGCTGTTTGCGTTCGCCGGTCACACCGATGTGGTGCCAACCGGCCCGGAAGCGGATTGGACCCATCCGCCGTTCGCCGGTCACCTCGCGGATGGCATGCTGCACGGCCGCGGCGCGGCTGATATGAAAGGCTCGTTGGCGGCCATGGTGACGGCGTGCGAAACCTTCTTGGCACAGCACCCGGCGCCCAGCATCGACCTGGCGTTGCTACTAACCAGCGACGAAGAAGGCCCCGCCACCCATGGCACCCGTCATGTGATGGACGTGCTGCAAGCCCGTGGCGAAGCGATTGACTGGTGCTTGGTTGGTGAACCGTCGAGCAAATCCACGTTGGGTGATATCGCCCGCCGCGGCCGCCGCGGTTCGCTCAACTGCACGCTGCGCGTCAACGGCAAGCAAGGCCACGTGGCCTATCCGCACTTGGCCCTGAACCCCATTCACGACGTCGTGGCCGGGCTGACGCGCCTGAGCACCACCGAGTGGGACCAGGGCAACGACCATTTTCCGGCGACAACGCTGCAAATCAGCAACATCCATTCCGGCACCGGCGTCACCAACGTGATTCCGGGCAGCTGCGAGGTCAAGTTCAACTTCCGCTTTAACACCGAGCAGACCCCCGAGGGCTTAAAGGCCAAAGCCGAGGCTTGCTTTGACGGCGCCGTAGCGGACTTGGCGTTTGACTGGAACCTGTCGGGCCATGCGTTTTTGACCGACGGTGGACCGCTGGCGGGCGCGCTGCAACAGGCGTGCCAAGATGTGCTGGGGGTGACGCCCGACATCAACACCGGCGGCGGCACCAGCGACGGCCGATTCATCGCGCCGACGGGCACCGATGTGGTTGAGCTAGGTCCGATCAACGCCACCATCCATCAGGTTGATGAATGCGTGTGCGCCGACGATTTAGCACGACTGAGCACCACTTATGCGCGGATTTTGGAGTTAATGTGCGTTTAG
- a CDS encoding FAD:protein FMN transferase: MLRSMGLIAALLLAGCWGEPRTLVTELAGKTMGTTWSVKIAHPENRPVTDALQAQVAALLVEVNNQMSTWQSDSEVSAFNALAAPASMEVSRPFASITAKALDLARISGGQFDPTIGPVVGLWGFGPPKTENRLPTDAEIDAARAQVGYAAIAVDGQRLSKTLDRRLDLSAIAKGHGVDVVADHLISIGYLNHLVEIGGEMRAGGDKLDLGPWRVAIEKPIADDRAVQQIIAVRNIGIATSGDYRNYREIDGEKYHHAMDPSTGRPVTHSLGSVTVLHPSSAMADGWATTLLVLGQQRGMALATEHGLAAYFITRGDGLKASYTPAFAAYLEGVE; encoded by the coding sequence ATGCTCAGATCAATGGGCTTGATTGCCGCGCTGTTGTTGGCCGGCTGTTGGGGCGAACCGCGCACCCTGGTGACCGAGTTGGCCGGCAAGACCATGGGCACCACCTGGTCGGTGAAAATTGCCCACCCGGAAAACCGCCCCGTGACCGATGCGCTGCAAGCGCAGGTCGCGGCGCTGTTGGTCGAGGTCAACAACCAAATGTCGACCTGGCAGTCGGACAGTGAAGTGTCGGCCTTCAATGCCTTAGCGGCCCCCGCAAGCATGGAGGTGAGCCGTCCGTTCGCATCGATCACTGCCAAGGCACTGGACTTGGCGCGCATCAGCGGCGGTCAGTTTGACCCAACCATTGGTCCGGTCGTCGGGCTGTGGGGCTTTGGCCCGCCGAAAACCGAAAACCGCCTGCCAACTGACGCCGAAATTGATGCGGCACGTGCCCAGGTTGGCTATGCCGCGATTGCGGTCGACGGCCAACGTTTGAGTAAAACCCTGGATCGTCGGCTCGACTTGTCGGCGATTGCCAAAGGGCACGGCGTTGACGTGGTGGCGGACCACTTGATTTCGATCGGTTATCTGAATCACTTGGTCGAAATCGGCGGCGAAATGCGCGCCGGTGGCGACAAGCTCGACCTGGGTCCATGGCGCGTGGCGATTGAAAAACCGATCGCCGATGACCGCGCGGTGCAGCAGATCATCGCGGTCCGTAACATCGGAATCGCCACCAGTGGCGACTACCGTAATTACCGGGAAATTGACGGCGAAAAGTACCACCACGCCATGGATCCCAGCACCGGACGCCCGGTGACCCACAGTCTGGGCAGCGTCACGGTGCTGCACCCCAGCTCAGCGATGGCCGATGGTTGGGCCACAACTTTGCTAGTATTAGGCCAGCAGCGCGGGATGGCCTTGGCCACGGAGCACGGACTGGCCGCCTACTTTATTACCCGGGGTGATGGCCTGAAAGCGTCATACACACCGGCCTTTGCAGCCTATTTGGAGGGCGTCGAATGA
- the nqrE gene encoding NADH:ubiquinone reductase (Na(+)-transporting) subunit E, producing MEQMISLFVKAVFVENMALAFFLGMCTFLALSKNVKTALGLGVAVIVVLAVTVPLNNLILHYLLREGALTWISADLADVDLSFLGLLSYIGVIAASVQILEMFLDKFVPVLYNALGVFLPLITVNCAILGASLFMVERDYSFGESVVYGTGAGVGWALAIMALAGIREKLKYSDVPAGLQGLGITFVTVGLMSLGFMSFSGVSL from the coding sequence ATGGAACAGATGATTAGCTTGTTTGTTAAAGCCGTGTTTGTTGAAAACATGGCACTGGCGTTCTTCTTGGGTATGTGTACGTTTTTGGCGCTGTCTAAAAACGTCAAAACGGCTCTGGGCTTGGGCGTCGCGGTGATTGTGGTGTTGGCGGTAACGGTTCCGCTGAACAACCTGATTCTGCATTACTTGCTGCGTGAAGGCGCGCTGACCTGGATCAGCGCTGACCTGGCCGATGTCGACCTAAGCTTCCTGGGCTTGTTGTCGTACATTGGGGTGATCGCAGCCTCGGTACAGATCCTGGAAATGTTCCTGGATAAGTTTGTACCGGTTCTCTACAACGCCTTGGGTGTGTTTTTGCCGCTGATTACGGTGAACTGCGCCATCTTGGGTGCGTCACTGTTCATGGTTGAACGTGACTACAGCTTTGGTGAAAGTGTCGTTTACGGCACCGGCGCCGGAGTCGGTTGGGCTTTGGCAATTATGGCCCTCGCAGGGATCCGCGAAAAGCTGAAGTATTCCGATGTGCCTGCAGGTTTGCAGGGCTTGGGAATTACCTTCGTTACCGTTGGCTTGATGTCGTTGGGCTTCATGTCGTTTTCCGGCGTGTCGCTGTAA
- a CDS encoding DapH/DapD/GlmU-related protein — translation MFAIALGTGTQDAQGQWLECFFPYPVRNPSDALVSALLNDQSGSHAVDAGGLPALAQRLRDAGENAMADAADTLAGGSAPVFVTALATDDAPTSTAEVYLKLSLISSRQAKPHELNLTGLFAQLPNVAWTSEGAIALDELPARQLKARAEGRYISVNSVDKFPRMADYIVPTGVRIGDASRVRLGAHLGDGTTVMHEGFVNFNAGTTGVSMVEGRISAGVMVGEGSDLGGGCSTMGTLSGGNAIVISVGDQCLLGANSGLGIPLGDRCTVESGLYLTAGSKVRVLNENGDELKTVKARDLAGVSDLLFRRHSQTGAIECLANARAIELNPALHSHN, via the coding sequence ATGTTTGCAATCGCATTAGGCACCGGCACCCAAGACGCACAGGGTCAGTGGCTCGAGTGTTTTTTCCCCTACCCGGTGCGCAACCCCAGCGACGCCCTGGTCAGCGCCCTGCTGAATGACCAAAGCGGATCGCACGCGGTTGACGCCGGCGGCCTGCCGGCCCTGGCCCAGCGCCTACGTGATGCCGGCGAAAACGCCATGGCTGACGCCGCGGACACCCTAGCGGGCGGCAGCGCACCGGTATTCGTGACGGCGCTGGCCACTGACGACGCCCCCACCAGCACCGCGGAGGTCTACCTGAAGCTGAGCCTAATCAGCTCGCGCCAGGCCAAGCCACATGAACTGAATTTAACCGGCCTGTTCGCCCAGTTGCCCAACGTGGCCTGGACCAGCGAAGGGGCAATCGCGCTGGACGAATTGCCCGCGCGGCAATTAAAGGCGCGTGCCGAAGGTCGCTACATCAGCGTCAACTCGGTCGACAAATTCCCGCGTATGGCCGACTACATTGTGCCCACGGGCGTGCGTATCGGCGACGCCTCACGCGTCCGCCTCGGCGCGCACCTGGGTGACGGCACCACCGTGATGCACGAAGGTTTCGTCAACTTCAATGCCGGCACCACCGGCGTCAGCATGGTTGAAGGCCGCATCAGCGCCGGCGTCATGGTCGGCGAAGGCTCAGACTTGGGCGGCGGCTGCTCGACCATGGGCACGCTGTCCGGCGGCAACGCCATTGTCATTTCGGTCGGCGACCAATGTTTGCTAGGTGCCAACAGCGGTTTGGGCATCCCGCTGGGCGACCGTTGCACGGTCGAGTCGGGGTTGTACCTAACGGCTGGCTCAAAAGTTCGCGTCTTGAACGAAAACGGCGACGAGTTGAAAACGGTCAAGGCCCGCGACTTGGCCGGCGTCAGCGACCTGTTGTTCCGCCGCCACTCCCAGACCGGTGCTATTGAATGCTTGGCCAATGCACGCGCGATCGAACTGAACCCCGCTTTGCACAGCCATAACTGA
- a CDS encoding cold shock domain-containing protein, protein MKSNVRAAVLALLGTAVIVLASVALNDSTVSHSIIPVALSIITFLVILVALFADRNLKRARRPIPTGPRVKGEIKWFNVSKGYGFITQEDGDDVFVHYRSLRDQDRYTIKEGMEVTFVLGRSGKGPQAEDVAKG, encoded by the coding sequence ATGAAAAGTAATGTTCGCGCCGCCGTTTTGGCGCTCCTCGGAACCGCTGTCATCGTCCTTGCCAGCGTCGCACTTAACGATTCAACCGTCAGCCACAGCATCATTCCTGTTGCCTTGTCGATCATCACTTTCCTGGTGATTTTAGTCGCGCTGTTTGCCGATCGAAACCTCAAGCGCGCTCGTCGCCCGATCCCGACCGGCCCCCGCGTCAAAGGCGAGATCAAGTGGTTCAATGTGTCAAAGGGCTATGGCTTCATTACCCAGGAAGACGGCGACGACGTCTTTGTTCATTACCGCAGTCTGCGTGATCAAGACCGCTACACCATCAAAGAAGGCATGGAAGTGACCTTCGTCTTGGGTCGCAGCGGCAAAGGCCCGCAGGCCGAAGACGTCGCCAAAGGCTAG
- the sthA gene encoding Si-specific NAD(P)(+) transhydrogenase has protein sequence MARFDFDVLVIGTGPAGEGAAMMAAKHGKRVAVIDERPMVGGNCTHMGTIPSKTLRHAVKQIMDYNNNPMFREIGEPRYFRYPNVLDAARRVIDKQVALRTKFYARNRVKVIHGQARFHDANTLLIQDESGVETVTAAEIVVATGSRPYQPSDVDFDHPRIYNSDSILSMSHTPRTLIIYGAGVIGTEYASIFNGLGVKVDLIDTRDRLLSFLDAEISDALSYHLRERGVLIRHDEEYDSVETTASSVTMHLKSGKRVKADALLWCNGRTGNTDSLSLENIGLPANSRGQLVVDQSYRTEVEGIYAAGDVVGWPSLASASYDQGRNVASTLLDQADSRFVDEVPTGIYTIPEISSLGLNEKELTEARVPYEVGQSFFKDLARAQITGEAVGMLKILFHRDSLEILGIHCFGDQASEIVHIGQAIMKQKGEANTLNYFIHTTFNYPTMAEAYRVAALNGLNRLL, from the coding sequence ATGGCTCGTTTTGATTTTGATGTATTGGTCATCGGCACCGGACCTGCGGGCGAGGGCGCTGCGATGATGGCGGCCAAGCACGGCAAGCGGGTGGCGGTGATTGATGAGCGCCCAATGGTCGGCGGTAACTGCACCCATATGGGCACCATCCCGTCCAAGACGCTGCGCCACGCGGTCAAGCAGATCATGGACTACAACAACAACCCGATGTTCCGCGAAATCGGCGAGCCGCGTTACTTTCGCTACCCGAACGTGTTGGACGCGGCGCGGCGCGTGATCGACAAGCAAGTCGCCTTGCGCACCAAGTTCTATGCGCGTAACCGGGTCAAGGTTATTCACGGGCAGGCGCGTTTTCATGATGCCAATACCCTGTTGATCCAAGACGAGAGCGGCGTTGAAACGGTGACGGCGGCGGAAATTGTGGTCGCCACCGGGTCGCGCCCGTACCAACCGTCGGACGTCGATTTTGACCACCCTCGTATTTATAATTCCGACTCAATTTTGTCCATGAGCCACACCCCGCGCACACTGATTATCTACGGCGCCGGCGTGATTGGCACCGAATATGCCAGTATCTTTAATGGCTTGGGCGTCAAGGTAGACCTGATCGATACCCGCGATCGCCTGCTCAGCTTCTTGGACGCTGAAATTTCCGACGCCTTGAGCTACCACCTGCGCGAACGCGGGGTGCTGATTCGCCACGACGAGGAATACGACAGTGTCGAAACCACCGCGTCCAGCGTCACCATGCACCTGAAATCCGGCAAGCGGGTTAAGGCCGATGCGCTGCTGTGGTGTAACGGACGTACCGGCAACACCGACAGTTTGAGTCTGGAAAATATTGGTTTGCCGGCCAACAGCCGCGGGCAGTTGGTGGTCGATCAAAGTTACCGCACCGAGGTCGAGGGCATCTATGCTGCCGGCGACGTCGTCGGGTGGCCCAGTCTGGCCAGCGCCAGCTACGATCAGGGTCGTAATGTGGCCAGCACCTTGCTGGATCAAGCCGACAGCCGCTTTGTCGACGAAGTGCCGACCGGGATTTACACCATCCCTGAAATTAGCTCGCTGGGCCTTAACGAAAAAGAGCTGACCGAAGCACGGGTGCCCTACGAAGTGGGCCAATCGTTCTTTAAAGACTTGGCGCGCGCACAAATCACTGGTGAAGCGGTCGGTATGCTGAAAATCTTATTTCACCGCGACAGCTTGGAAATCTTGGGTATTCATTGCTTCGGTGACCAAGCGTCGGAGATCGTTCACATTGGCCAGGCGATCATGAAGCAAAAGGGCGAGGCCAACACCCTGAACTACTTTATTCACACGACCTTTAATTACCCCACCATGGCCGAGGCTTATCGTGTCGCGGCCTTGAACGGGCTTAACCGCCTGCTATGA
- a CDS encoding ArsC/Spx/MgsR family protein: MKVYGIPNCDTVARARKYLNGRGVTYQFCDLRGEPGIDAETIARAYQVLGAATFNTRSPSWRSLDSAQQTALKEGRDFSAAVATPTVLKRPLVFADDQILNGFNAKVWDPLFTAH, encoded by the coding sequence ATGAAGGTGTATGGCATCCCCAACTGTGACACCGTCGCACGGGCCCGAAAGTACCTGAACGGGCGCGGCGTCACGTACCAATTTTGTGACCTGCGCGGTGAGCCCGGCATCGACGCCGAGACCATCGCGCGTGCCTACCAGGTATTGGGCGCGGCGACCTTTAACACTCGTTCGCCGAGCTGGCGCAGCCTGGACTCAGCACAACAAACCGCACTCAAAGAAGGCCGCGACTTCAGCGCGGCCGTGGCCACACCGACGGTGCTTAAACGCCCGCTGGTGTTCGCCGATGACCAGATCCTGAATGGCTTTAACGCCAAGGTCTGGGACCCTCTGTTTACCGCTCATTAA
- a CDS encoding SlyX family protein, translating to MTENLNERIGDLESKVAFQDDLLDTLNALVTQQSEQIARLEQAYKQLSTTVDSAGLGINTGDERPPHY from the coding sequence ATGACGGAAAACCTTAATGAACGTATTGGCGATTTAGAGTCCAAAGTCGCATTCCAAGATGACCTACTGGACACCTTGAACGCACTGGTGACACAGCAATCCGAGCAGATTGCGCGTTTGGAGCAAGCCTACAAGCAACTGTCGACGACCGTTGATTCAGCCGGGCTTGGGATCAACACGGGCGACGAGCGCCCGCCCCACTACTAA
- the nqrM gene encoding (Na+)-NQR maturation NqrM has protein sequence MSTMLLAFGLMAAIMAAMAVGVMMGRQPISGSCGGAARLGIGGKCSLCGDDPSLCDSTEDSKSVVPVKRVATFKDAS, from the coding sequence ATGAGCACTATGTTACTGGCCTTTGGCCTGATGGCCGCGATTATGGCGGCGATGGCGGTGGGCGTGATGATGGGCCGTCAGCCCATCAGCGGTTCATGCGGCGGCGCAGCCCGTCTGGGTATCGGCGGTAAATGTTCGTTGTGCGGCGATGATCCGTCGTTGTGCGACTCCACCGAGGACAGCAAAAGCGTGGTGCCGGTTAAGCGGGTCGCGACGTTCAAAGACGCCAGTTAA
- a CDS encoding BolA family protein, which translates to MQTQQRLTELLTDGFAPTRLDIANDSHKHGNAPDTGSHFSVLMVSERFAGLNRVKRHQVAYACVAELLRNPIHALALHLYAPGEIDAQAPAPEGPACGGGDGRVAT; encoded by the coding sequence ATGCAAACACAACAACGCCTTACCGAACTGTTGACCGACGGCTTTGCGCCGACGCGTCTGGACATTGCCAACGACAGCCACAAGCACGGCAACGCGCCGGACACTGGCAGCCACTTCAGTGTGCTGATGGTCAGCGAGCGCTTCGCTGGCCTCAATCGGGTCAAACGTCACCAGGTGGCCTATGCCTGTGTCGCCGAGTTGCTGCGCAACCCGATTCACGCGCTGGCCCTGCACCTGTATGCGCCGGGCGAAATCGATGCTCAGGCGCCGGCCCCCGAAGGCCCGGCCTGCGGTGGTGGCGACGGGCGGGTGGCAACGTGA
- the trhO gene encoding oxygen-dependent tRNA uridine(34) hydroxylase TrhO, producing MNHWDVAALYRFAGIPNAHELRQPVLELAESLGLCGTLILGEEGINGTIAGPRSDLIVLLNKLGEWQPALANLAPSWSESNVKPFFRFKVKVKKEIVTLDVEGADPRVSVGTYCDADQWDAVLADPDVVVIDTRNDYEFKVGTFDGAINPKTRGFREFPSWVDDNLSPDANKKVAMFCTGGIRCEKGTSMMLNKGFETVYHLKGGILGYLRDRDAADSKWQGECYVFDQRVSLKHRLEQGSYSNCGGCRMPLSQTDREHHQYERGVQCGNCAHLYSEDDRVRFGERVRQQQLAAARGEDHLGLSAAALKIKRQQARSLRQARSAASNR from the coding sequence GTGAATCATTGGGATGTGGCGGCGCTGTACCGTTTTGCCGGCATTCCGAATGCCCACGAATTGCGTCAGCCGGTATTGGAATTGGCTGAATCATTGGGTTTGTGCGGTACCCTGATTTTGGGCGAGGAAGGCATCAACGGCACCATTGCTGGGCCGCGCTCGGACTTGATTGTGTTGCTCAACAAGCTCGGTGAGTGGCAACCGGCGTTGGCGAATTTGGCGCCGTCGTGGAGCGAATCCAATGTCAAACCCTTCTTTCGCTTCAAGGTCAAAGTCAAAAAAGAGATCGTGACCCTGGATGTCGAGGGGGCCGATCCTAGGGTCAGCGTGGGCACGTACTGTGATGCCGATCAATGGGATGCGGTGTTGGCTGATCCGGACGTCGTGGTCATCGACACCCGCAATGACTACGAATTTAAGGTCGGCACCTTTGACGGTGCCATCAACCCCAAAACCCGCGGGTTCCGTGAATTTCCAAGCTGGGTCGATGACAATTTAAGCCCGGATGCCAATAAAAAAGTCGCTATGTTTTGCACCGGCGGCATCCGCTGCGAGAAGGGCACCAGCATGATGCTCAACAAGGGTTTCGAAACCGTTTATCACCTGAAGGGTGGCATTTTGGGCTATTTGCGAGATCGCGATGCGGCGGATTCGAAGTGGCAGGGCGAGTGCTACGTGTTTGATCAGCGGGTGTCGCTGAAGCACCGGCTGGAGCAAGGCAGTTATAGCAACTGTGGCGGGTGTCGAATGCCGCTGTCGCAAACCGACCGCGAGCACCATCAGTACGAGCGGGGCGTGCAGTGCGGCAATTGCGCTCATCTGTATTCCGAAGACGACCGCGTCCGATTCGGCGAACGCGTTCGCCAGCAACAACTGGCAGCGGCCCGCGGCGAGGACCACCTAGGTTTGTCCGCCGCCGCCTTGAAGATCAAACGCCAGCAAGCACGTTCGTTGCGCCAAGCACGCAGCGCCGCCAGCAACCGTTAG
- a CDS encoding amidase family protein — translation MTSRPAWRLRPLVESDVWSQRFTRAATGTGPLDGCRVAVKDLFDVAGVSTLAGRAECREQPSAAADADAVGLLRAAGAALVGHTTMTQLAFSGVGQNPDFGHTAGALSPDGQAYMAGGSSRGSALAVAHGLADIGLGTDTGGSCRIPAACNGLYGFKPTARRVSLRGAMPLAPSLDSVGVISADLAQGVAAMQVMLGAQAVNAPLPRLFVPSFACAGCDEAVRSEFEWAIGRLQAVGFRVERRELVAEVAYRELQSLPSLASIEAYQLYPDARALGVTDPSVVRRIQLGAAADGARVRALRTQLMNAFAGEVGADLLLMPTLPWLPPLTAAAEDPASFDDINRQALHNSAFVNLADGCAVSIPLPSDVPVSVTLAAPGEQDERLWGFANELDRAVN, via the coding sequence ATGACCAGTCGGCCGGCGTGGCGGCTTCGCCCGTTGGTCGAATCGGATGTTTGGTCCCAGCGTTTTACCCGCGCAGCGACCGGCACAGGTCCGCTGGATGGCTGCCGGGTCGCCGTTAAAGACCTGTTTGATGTCGCCGGGGTCTCGACCTTAGCGGGGCGCGCGGAGTGCCGCGAGCAGCCTTCGGCGGCAGCCGATGCCGACGCGGTGGGCCTGTTACGGGCCGCCGGCGCTGCGTTGGTCGGGCACACCACCATGACCCAGTTGGCCTTTTCCGGGGTTGGCCAAAACCCTGACTTTGGCCACACCGCCGGGGCGTTAAGTCCGGATGGTCAGGCCTACATGGCCGGCGGTTCGTCACGCGGATCGGCTTTAGCCGTGGCCCATGGGTTGGCGGATATCGGGTTAGGCACCGATACCGGTGGATCGTGTCGCATTCCGGCCGCGTGCAACGGGCTGTATGGGTTCAAGCCCACCGCACGGCGCGTCAGTTTGCGCGGTGCCATGCCCTTGGCCCCCTCGTTAGATTCGGTCGGCGTCATCAGCGCGGACTTAGCGCAGGGTGTGGCGGCTATGCAGGTGATGCTGGGTGCGCAGGCCGTCAATGCCCCGTTGCCACGATTATTCGTACCTAGCTTTGCCTGCGCCGGTTGCGATGAGGCGGTCCGTTCGGAGTTTGAGTGGGCGATAGGGCGTCTACAAGCGGTCGGATTTAGGGTCGAACGGCGGGAGTTGGTCGCCGAGGTGGCGTATCGTGAGCTGCAGTCCTTGCCCAGTTTGGCTTCGATCGAAGCCTATCAATTGTATCCCGATGCGCGCGCGCTTGGTGTCACTGACCCCAGCGTAGTGCGCCGCATTCAATTGGGCGCGGCGGCTGATGGCGCTCGGGTGCGGGCGTTGCGTACGCAGCTGATGAACGCCTTTGCCGGCGAGGTTGGTGCCGATTTGTTACTGATGCCGACCCTGCCGTGGTTGCCACCGCTGACGGCGGCGGCGGAGGATCCCGCCAGTTTTGACGACATCAATCGCCAGGCGCTGCACAACAGTGCGTTTGTGAACCTCGCCGATGGGTGTGCGGTGTCTATACCCTTGCCATCGGACGTGCCGGTATCGGTCACCCTGGCGGCGCCTGGCGAGCAGGACGAGCGTCTGTGGGGCTTCGCCAATGAGCTGGACCGGGCCGTTAATTGA
- the nqrF gene encoding NADH:ubiquinone reductase (Na(+)-transporting) subunit F — translation MLDPQILLGVVMFTVIVIALVAVILVARSKLVASGDVTILINDDPSKAITVPAGGKLLNTLADNGIYLSSACGGGGTCAQCRCVVEDGGGDILPTEASAFTKGQVKEGWRLSCQVPVKQDMKIEVEPEFFGVKRWDCTVESNANVATFIKELTLKLPEGEDVDFRAGGYVQLEAPPHHVKFADFDIEEEYRGDWERFGFFKHESKVDETVIRAYSMANYPDEKGMVKFNIRIATPPPGTDLPPGQMSSYTFSLKPGDTIAVFGPFGEFFAKDTDAEMVFIGGGAGMAPMRSHIFDQLKRLHSTRKMSFWYGARSLREVFYDDEYNTLQAENDNFQWHLALSDPQPEDNWDGLTGFIHNVLYEQYLKDHPAPEDCEFYMCGPPMMNAAVVKLLEDMGVEPENILLDDFGG, via the coding sequence ATGTTAGATCCTCAAATTCTATTGGGCGTGGTCATGTTTACCGTGATCGTTATCGCCCTGGTCGCGGTTATTTTGGTGGCCCGATCCAAGTTGGTGGCGTCCGGTGACGTCACTATTCTGATCAACGACGACCCGTCCAAGGCCATTACCGTGCCGGCCGGTGGCAAGTTGCTGAACACGCTGGCGGACAACGGTATCTACCTGTCCTCAGCCTGTGGTGGTGGTGGTACCTGTGCCCAGTGCCGCTGTGTGGTCGAAGACGGCGGCGGGGACATCTTGCCGACCGAGGCCTCGGCCTTTACTAAAGGTCAGGTCAAAGAAGGCTGGCGTCTAAGCTGCCAGGTCCCGGTCAAGCAAGACATGAAGATCGAAGTCGAGCCCGAATTCTTTGGCGTCAAGCGCTGGGATTGCACGGTCGAGTCGAACGCCAACGTGGCCACGTTCATTAAAGAGCTGACGTTGAAGCTGCCGGAAGGCGAGGACGTTGACTTCCGAGCGGGCGGTTACGTCCAGCTGGAAGCGCCGCCGCACCACGTTAAATTCGCCGATTTTGATATCGAAGAAGAGTACCGCGGTGACTGGGAACGTTTTGGCTTCTTTAAGCACGAATCAAAAGTCGACGAGACCGTGATTCGCGCTTATTCGATGGCCAACTACCCCGACGAAAAAGGCATGGTCAAGTTCAATATTCGTATTGCAACGCCGCCGCCGGGCACGGATTTGCCGCCGGGCCAGATGTCGTCGTACACCTTTAGCTTGAAGCCGGGTGACACCATTGCGGTATTCGGCCCCTTTGGTGAGTTCTTTGCCAAAGACACCGATGCGGAAATGGTCTTTATCGGTGGTGGTGCGGGCATGGCGCCCATGCGGTCACACATCTTTGACCAGCTTAAGCGTTTGCACTCAACGCGTAAGATGTCGTTTTGGTATGGCGCCCGCTCGCTGCGCGAAGTGTTCTACGACGACGAGTACAACACGCTTCAAGCCGAGAACGACAACTTCCAGTGGCATTTGGCGCTGTCGGATCCGCAGCCCGAGGACAACTGGGACGGCCTGACCGGCTTTATTCACAACGTGTTGTACGAACAGTACCTGAAGGACCACCCGGCCCCTGAAGACTGTGAGTTCTACATGTGTGGACCGCCGATGATGAACGCGGCGGTGGTTAAACTGCTCGAAGACATGGGTGTTGAGCCTGAAAACATCCTATTGGATGACTTCGGCGGCTAA